One window from the genome of Cryptomeria japonica chromosome 6, Sugi_1.0, whole genome shotgun sequence encodes:
- the LOC131067964 gene encoding phosphatase PSR1 isoform X1: protein MSRISWPLERYECLAQINEVLCQNSLHRTSYTMKACKVGKASAAIHGGQVCPKLNTRKRACLQQEINSEMSELRTSSSAKRRFVCISSSHAMASHEYVGGKRAKDADYKRESADDACQDLRLAFSMTNESCNDQKLCMNTTHPSVVESLFSPVCHMPNGEASANCTIGVDDSEDDDKRIDIVDNTQDNNSTASEENYKTSSAFYPSLDVFRDTSMFRVYADATATVQDSLTNTASLPEDEFIQSQSFDAAESCIVWPLVDENATSDDTYDTVSIEEDLLNSDGACLFLAMQQTKSLEYGGKDDNDSGTSDELDDFDPYLFIKSLPDLSEVVSPYRPMLLPKQARRRPPITLVLDLDETLVHSTLDHCNDADFTFPVHFNMKEHTIYVRRRPFLQMFMERVAQMFEVIVFTASQSIYAEQLLNKLDPKQKLIHQRVYRESCVLVDGNYTKDLTILGRDLSKIAIIDNSPLAFGLQVDNGIPIESWFDDRSDSALVSLLPFLETLVGVDDVRPIIATKFNLRQKAKGICMEPSSLEHNREMC from the exons ATGAGCCGAATAAGCTGGCCTTTGGAAAGATATGAG TGTCTGGCTCAGATAAATGAAGTTCTATGTCAAAATAGTCTACATAGAACAAGTTACACAATGAAGGCTTGCAAAGTAGGAAAGGCTTCAGCAGCAATCCATGGAGGCCAAGTATGCCCCAAATTAAATACAAGAAAAAGAGCTTGTCTTCAACAAGAAATCAATTCTGAAATGTCAGAATTAAGGACCTCTTCTTCAGCAAAACGCAGGTTTG TTTGCATTTCATCGAGCCATGCAATGGCCAGCCATGAATATGTTGGAGGAAAACGAGCCAAGGATGCCGACTATAAAAGAGAGTCAGCTGATGATGCCTGTCAAGATCTAAGACTAGCATTTTCTATGACAAACGAGTCTTGCAATGATCAAAAG TTATGCATGAATACAACACATCCATCTGTGGTCGAGAGCCTATTTTCACCTGTTTGTCATATGCCAAATGGTGAAGCCTCAGCTAATTGTACCATTGGTG ttgatgactctgaggatgatgATAAGAGAATTGATATAGTAGACAATACACAAGACAATAATAGTACTGCATCTGAAGAGAATTATAAGACTTCCTCGGCTTTTTATCCATCTCTAGATGTATTTAGAGACACATCCATGTTCAGGGTGTATGCTGATGCAACTGCAACAGTGCAAGATTCTTTGACGAATACAGCAAGTTTGCCTGAAGATGAATTTATTCAATCACAATCATTTGATGCCGCTGAGAGTTGCATTGTATGGCCTCTTGTGGATGAAAATGCAACATCTGACGACACATATGACACTGTATCTATTGAAGAAGATTTACTAAACTCAGATGGGGCATGCTTGTTCCTTGCAATGCAACAGACAAAGTCCTTAGAATATGGAGGTAAGGATGACAATGACTCAGGCACCTCTGATGAACTCGATGATTTTGACCCATATTTATTCATCAAAAGTTTGCCTGATCTCTCGGAAGTGGTTTCTCCATATCGACCCATGTTGTTACCCAAACAAGCAAGGCGAAGGCCACCTATAACTCTTGTATTAGACTTAGATG AGACGCTTGTCCATTCTACGTTAGATCATTGCAATGATGCAGACTTCACTTTTCCAGTACATTTCAACATGAAGGAGCACACCATATATGTACGACGCAGACCTTTCCTCCAAATGTTTATGGAGAGAGTTGCTCAAATGTTTGAGGTAATAGTGTTCACAGCAAGTCAAAGCATTTATGCAGAGCAACTTTTAAATAAGCTGGATCCAAAGCAAAAGCTTATTCACCAGCGTGTTTACCGCGAGTCATGTGTGTTGGTAGATGGTAATTACACTAAGGATCTGACAATTTTGGGACGTGATCTTTCAAAAATTGCCATAATTGACAACTCACCACTG GCTTTTGGACTTCAAGTAGACAATGGTATTCCTATAGAAAGCTGGTTTGATGACCGTTCCGACAGTGCTTTAGTTTCATTGCTTCCATTCTTGGAGACATTGGTAGGTGTAGATGATGTTCGTCCCATCATTGCAACGAAATTTAATCTTCGCCAAAAAGCTAAAGGCATCTGCATGGAACCTTCGTCATTGGAACACAACAGAGAAATGTGTTAG
- the LOC131067964 gene encoding phosphatase PSR1 isoform X2, with translation MSRISWPLERYEINEVLCQNSLHRTSYTMKACKVGKASAAIHGGQVCPKLNTRKRACLQQEINSEMSELRTSSSAKRRFVCISSSHAMASHEYVGGKRAKDADYKRESADDACQDLRLAFSMTNESCNDQKLCMNTTHPSVVESLFSPVCHMPNGEASANCTIGVDDSEDDDKRIDIVDNTQDNNSTASEENYKTSSAFYPSLDVFRDTSMFRVYADATATVQDSLTNTASLPEDEFIQSQSFDAAESCIVWPLVDENATSDDTYDTVSIEEDLLNSDGACLFLAMQQTKSLEYGGKDDNDSGTSDELDDFDPYLFIKSLPDLSEVVSPYRPMLLPKQARRRPPITLVLDLDETLVHSTLDHCNDADFTFPVHFNMKEHTIYVRRRPFLQMFMERVAQMFEVIVFTASQSIYAEQLLNKLDPKQKLIHQRVYRESCVLVDGNYTKDLTILGRDLSKIAIIDNSPLAFGLQVDNGIPIESWFDDRSDSALVSLLPFLETLVGVDDVRPIIATKFNLRQKAKGICMEPSSLEHNREMC, from the exons ATGAGCCGAATAAGCTGGCCTTTGGAAAGATATGAG ATAAATGAAGTTCTATGTCAAAATAGTCTACATAGAACAAGTTACACAATGAAGGCTTGCAAAGTAGGAAAGGCTTCAGCAGCAATCCATGGAGGCCAAGTATGCCCCAAATTAAATACAAGAAAAAGAGCTTGTCTTCAACAAGAAATCAATTCTGAAATGTCAGAATTAAGGACCTCTTCTTCAGCAAAACGCAGGTTTG TTTGCATTTCATCGAGCCATGCAATGGCCAGCCATGAATATGTTGGAGGAAAACGAGCCAAGGATGCCGACTATAAAAGAGAGTCAGCTGATGATGCCTGTCAAGATCTAAGACTAGCATTTTCTATGACAAACGAGTCTTGCAATGATCAAAAG TTATGCATGAATACAACACATCCATCTGTGGTCGAGAGCCTATTTTCACCTGTTTGTCATATGCCAAATGGTGAAGCCTCAGCTAATTGTACCATTGGTG ttgatgactctgaggatgatgATAAGAGAATTGATATAGTAGACAATACACAAGACAATAATAGTACTGCATCTGAAGAGAATTATAAGACTTCCTCGGCTTTTTATCCATCTCTAGATGTATTTAGAGACACATCCATGTTCAGGGTGTATGCTGATGCAACTGCAACAGTGCAAGATTCTTTGACGAATACAGCAAGTTTGCCTGAAGATGAATTTATTCAATCACAATCATTTGATGCCGCTGAGAGTTGCATTGTATGGCCTCTTGTGGATGAAAATGCAACATCTGACGACACATATGACACTGTATCTATTGAAGAAGATTTACTAAACTCAGATGGGGCATGCTTGTTCCTTGCAATGCAACAGACAAAGTCCTTAGAATATGGAGGTAAGGATGACAATGACTCAGGCACCTCTGATGAACTCGATGATTTTGACCCATATTTATTCATCAAAAGTTTGCCTGATCTCTCGGAAGTGGTTTCTCCATATCGACCCATGTTGTTACCCAAACAAGCAAGGCGAAGGCCACCTATAACTCTTGTATTAGACTTAGATG AGACGCTTGTCCATTCTACGTTAGATCATTGCAATGATGCAGACTTCACTTTTCCAGTACATTTCAACATGAAGGAGCACACCATATATGTACGACGCAGACCTTTCCTCCAAATGTTTATGGAGAGAGTTGCTCAAATGTTTGAGGTAATAGTGTTCACAGCAAGTCAAAGCATTTATGCAGAGCAACTTTTAAATAAGCTGGATCCAAAGCAAAAGCTTATTCACCAGCGTGTTTACCGCGAGTCATGTGTGTTGGTAGATGGTAATTACACTAAGGATCTGACAATTTTGGGACGTGATCTTTCAAAAATTGCCATAATTGACAACTCACCACTG GCTTTTGGACTTCAAGTAGACAATGGTATTCCTATAGAAAGCTGGTTTGATGACCGTTCCGACAGTGCTTTAGTTTCATTGCTTCCATTCTTGGAGACATTGGTAGGTGTAGATGATGTTCGTCCCATCATTGCAACGAAATTTAATCTTCGCCAAAAAGCTAAAGGCATCTGCATGGAACCTTCGTCATTGGAACACAACAGAGAAATGTGTTAG
- the LOC131067964 gene encoding phosphatase PSR1 isoform X3 — MKACKVGKASAAIHGGQVCPKLNTRKRACLQQEINSEMSELRTSSSAKRRFVCISSSHAMASHEYVGGKRAKDADYKRESADDACQDLRLAFSMTNESCNDQKLCMNTTHPSVVESLFSPVCHMPNGEASANCTIGVDDSEDDDKRIDIVDNTQDNNSTASEENYKTSSAFYPSLDVFRDTSMFRVYADATATVQDSLTNTASLPEDEFIQSQSFDAAESCIVWPLVDENATSDDTYDTVSIEEDLLNSDGACLFLAMQQTKSLEYGGKDDNDSGTSDELDDFDPYLFIKSLPDLSEVVSPYRPMLLPKQARRRPPITLVLDLDETLVHSTLDHCNDADFTFPVHFNMKEHTIYVRRRPFLQMFMERVAQMFEVIVFTASQSIYAEQLLNKLDPKQKLIHQRVYRESCVLVDGNYTKDLTILGRDLSKIAIIDNSPLAFGLQVDNGIPIESWFDDRSDSALVSLLPFLETLVGVDDVRPIIATKFNLRQKAKGICMEPSSLEHNREMC, encoded by the exons ATGAAGGCTTGCAAAGTAGGAAAGGCTTCAGCAGCAATCCATGGAGGCCAAGTATGCCCCAAATTAAATACAAGAAAAAGAGCTTGTCTTCAACAAGAAATCAATTCTGAAATGTCAGAATTAAGGACCTCTTCTTCAGCAAAACGCAGGTTTG TTTGCATTTCATCGAGCCATGCAATGGCCAGCCATGAATATGTTGGAGGAAAACGAGCCAAGGATGCCGACTATAAAAGAGAGTCAGCTGATGATGCCTGTCAAGATCTAAGACTAGCATTTTCTATGACAAACGAGTCTTGCAATGATCAAAAG TTATGCATGAATACAACACATCCATCTGTGGTCGAGAGCCTATTTTCACCTGTTTGTCATATGCCAAATGGTGAAGCCTCAGCTAATTGTACCATTGGTG ttgatgactctgaggatgatgATAAGAGAATTGATATAGTAGACAATACACAAGACAATAATAGTACTGCATCTGAAGAGAATTATAAGACTTCCTCGGCTTTTTATCCATCTCTAGATGTATTTAGAGACACATCCATGTTCAGGGTGTATGCTGATGCAACTGCAACAGTGCAAGATTCTTTGACGAATACAGCAAGTTTGCCTGAAGATGAATTTATTCAATCACAATCATTTGATGCCGCTGAGAGTTGCATTGTATGGCCTCTTGTGGATGAAAATGCAACATCTGACGACACATATGACACTGTATCTATTGAAGAAGATTTACTAAACTCAGATGGGGCATGCTTGTTCCTTGCAATGCAACAGACAAAGTCCTTAGAATATGGAGGTAAGGATGACAATGACTCAGGCACCTCTGATGAACTCGATGATTTTGACCCATATTTATTCATCAAAAGTTTGCCTGATCTCTCGGAAGTGGTTTCTCCATATCGACCCATGTTGTTACCCAAACAAGCAAGGCGAAGGCCACCTATAACTCTTGTATTAGACTTAGATG AGACGCTTGTCCATTCTACGTTAGATCATTGCAATGATGCAGACTTCACTTTTCCAGTACATTTCAACATGAAGGAGCACACCATATATGTACGACGCAGACCTTTCCTCCAAATGTTTATGGAGAGAGTTGCTCAAATGTTTGAGGTAATAGTGTTCACAGCAAGTCAAAGCATTTATGCAGAGCAACTTTTAAATAAGCTGGATCCAAAGCAAAAGCTTATTCACCAGCGTGTTTACCGCGAGTCATGTGTGTTGGTAGATGGTAATTACACTAAGGATCTGACAATTTTGGGACGTGATCTTTCAAAAATTGCCATAATTGACAACTCACCACTG GCTTTTGGACTTCAAGTAGACAATGGTATTCCTATAGAAAGCTGGTTTGATGACCGTTCCGACAGTGCTTTAGTTTCATTGCTTCCATTCTTGGAGACATTGGTAGGTGTAGATGATGTTCGTCCCATCATTGCAACGAAATTTAATCTTCGCCAAAAAGCTAAAGGCATCTGCATGGAACCTTCGTCATTGGAACACAACAGAGAAATGTGTTAG